GTCACCCCAGAGGCAGATGAAATGCTTCGGCAAAAGGGGGTCGTGCTGATACCCGATATTCTTTGTAACGCGGGTGGCGTCACCGTATCGTATTTTGAATGGGTGCAAAACGCGCAGCGCGCGGCCTGGAGCGAGCTGAAAGTGAATGCCGAGCTCGAGCTGAAAATGACCGAAGCTTGCCGCAGTGTCTGGTCGCTCGCACGTGAAAACAATGTCGATTTGCGCACTGCAGCGTTTCTACTGGCAATAAAACGCGTCGCCGCAGCGACGACCCTGCGCGGGTTTCATTGAATGTTGGCCAAAAGCCTTTTTGGTTGTCAGCTTGTTTAGTGGCGAAGGTTAGCCTGATTAAAGGTATATATGATATTTGACTGGTTTCACTCTCTCTTTTCGAACGACATGGGCATCGACCTCGGTACCGCGAACACGCTGGTATATGTCAAAGGCCAGGGCATCGTGCTCTCAGAACCTTCGGTGGTCGCGATTCAGGCGTCGACCGGCAAGGTGCTCGCAGTAGGGCAAGAGGCGAAGCGAATGCTCGGCCGTACTCCGGGTGAAATCGTGGCGATTCGCCCGATGAAAGACGGTGTTATCGCCGACTTTGAAACCGTCGAAAAGATGATTCGTTACTTTATCAACAAAGTGCACAACCGAGCGACGCTGGTAAAGCCCCGCATCGTGATCGGTGTGCCCTCGGGCATCACCGAGGTGGAGCGCCGGGCGGTACGTGAGTCTGCCGAACAGGCAGGTGCGCGCGACATCTTCTTGATCGACGAAGCTTTTGCAGCCGCGCTGGGCGCCAAGATTCCCGTGCACGAACCTGCGGGTAACATGATCATCGATATCGGCGGTGGCACGACTGAGATTGCAGTCATTTCACTCGGCGGTATGGTGATCGCCGACAGTATTCGTATCGGCGGCGACGAATTCGACGAAGCGATCATCAAGCACCTGCGTCTGCACCACAACCTCATTATCGGCGAGCGCACCGCTGAAGAGATTAAACTCGCGATCGGCAATGCTATGCCCGAGAAAAAAACCGAAACGTTCGAACTTAAGGGTCGCGACGCCGGCACGGGGTTGCCGCGCACTGTCGTGATCGACAGCACCGAAGTGCGTAAGGCGCTGAAAGAACCGATCGATGCAATCGTCGAAGCGACAAAAATTGCGCTCGAGAAAACTCCCCCTGAGCTTGCGGCCGACATCGTCGAGCGCGGCATCGTCATGACCGGTGGTGGCTGCCTCTTGAAAGGCCTCGATAAGCATATCTCGAAAGAAACCGGCGTACCGGTGATTCGTGCCGAGAACCCGCTCAACTGCGTGGTCGAAGGTACGGGCAAATATCTCGAAGAATTGAAGTATTTGAAGGGGCGCTGAGTTCAAATTTCGATTTCGGCCTCTGGCCGAAATCCAAATTTACTTCGTCGCCCCTTTGACTAACTGCCACACATCGTTCAGGTAAAGCCCTGTACGGCGATCGCGAAAAGTTTCGTCACTCAGCGTGTGGCTTGCGAGCACTTTGCCCGACAGCACGAGCTGCGCTTTCAGAAATAACTCATCGTCGAAGAAGATTGCACCTGCCGAGGGTGCATATGCCGCAGTGACAACATTGGTGTGGCTGACGTAGCCAGGTATCAACCTTACGCCATAAGTTTTTGACTGCAGGCTGAAAACTTTGCGTGCAAACTTCTCGAACGTCGCAATCCGCCTGAGCTCTTTGACTGCCACAAACTTAAAGCCCTGTTTCTGCCCGGCGATCGGTAGCGGTCTCGAAGCATAGTCATAACCGGGCAGGTTCTTTTCGATAGTGGCGATCGCCTGAATCAGTTCGTCGTCGCCTTCGTATTCGAGCAGCAGAATAAAGCGGCACTGGTTGTTCATAGTTTTGGCAGCTTGCGTTTCATGAGATCGACCAGATAACCTTTTATCTGTACGCGAATCGACTGGTCTTTTTCACTATCGTAGGTCACGAACAGCGGCTGAATCGCGGCCTCGCTGTCGAACTGCGAAACCGAAATCAGTGCGGCAGAGCGAATCAGCTGTGCGCGCGCCGGGTCGGCGACGAGACCGAGTAGCTGTGGCAGGTGTTTCTTTTGTTTGAAGGCCCCCAACGCCACCACGCCTTCGAGCACTATCGTTTCGTCTGCGTTGGTTGCCACAAGGTGCGACAGCGGTTCGGCGCAGCGTTGCTCGCCAAAGCGAATGCAGGCATGCACAGACCAGAGCAGCAGTTCGGTGTCTGTCTCTTTTTTCAGTAGCGCCAGCACGCCATTCATGCCGCCGCCCGAACCGAGGCTCAGCAGCGCCCGCAGCAGCGCGTGTTTCTGCGCCATGTCTGTTTCGCGGGCGAGGTGTTCTGATATCGCATGGGCATAACGTTTGTCGTTCTGGGCAAGCGCCGATTCGAGCGCTTTCGCCCGTACCGCAAGTTTGTTATCGCTTATCAGGCGCTGCACAGCCGAAAAAACAGGGCCTGTTTTGAACTGCCGCAGAATTTCAACGGCCTTCAGCCGAACCTCTTCGTCGGCCTCGTTCTGCGCGAGGTTGATCACGCCAAATTGCGCCTTGTCTGAGCCGATCGCTTCGAGGGTTTTCAGCGCAAAATAGCGTACATTCTTGTTGGGGTTCGATAACTGCAACAACAGCAGTGGCACGGCCCGCTCATCTTTGAGGGCGAGCAGTGTTTCCATGGCGTAGATTTTGTCTATGGCGTTTTCGGCAGCGAGCAGCTGGCCGATCAGGGGGTAGATACGCTCATCACGGCGTATGGCGACCGCGCGGTTCGCCTCGGCCCTTAGCACCGCCTGCGGGTGCACCAGAAAAGGAGCGATCGTATAAATGAGATCGGGGTTTTTATTGGGGCCAGCCGCTTTGAGGCAGAGTTCGGCGTAGTCGGTGTCGTCTTCAACCCTGTTCTCTTTGATCATGCGCAAGAGTTCGTTGTGCACGTGTTTGCCGGCAATCGCATCATGGCGCTGCTTTTCGACGATGACCCGTGTCAGTTTTTTGCGCTGCTTTTCTTTAGCTGCGGCAAACCATTCGACGAGTTTTTCGCCGTCTTCTTCGTTAGGCTCGGCGCCTGCAAAAATCTCGAGTGCCCGCGAATGGTCATCGGCAGCAATCGCTGCGTCGAAGGCACCTGCGGCGCTGATACTGTACTGGCAAAGCAGGGTGAATGTTGCCACAAATGTCAGACGCTTCACAGACCGAACCTCGCTCTGAGTTCTGCGTAAATACCCATGCTGCCCGCGAAGACATGGAGTGCCTCCCGATCTTTCAAGATGGCACTGATCTGCTCATCTGAGTGGGCTTCGATACCTGAGGGAGAGTTCTCTGCCGCGTAATAGCCTGGCGAGCGCATGCTAAAAAGAAAAAACCTCGCTTTGCCGCCGAGGGTTGCCGCCAAGCGGCTGAAGAATTGCGCCAAGTCACGCTCAACCATGGTGTTGAGAAAAAAATTGTATTGCGATTCAGGCTGTCGATTAACTATCTCGGCAAGTGCCTGCATCGCCGCGTCGTTATGACCCGAGTCAAAAATGATTCGCGGTTCAGAACGCAAGATGCTGAACCTGCCGAACACCGGCTGCTCGAGCGCCTTTGTTATTGCCGCGATACCCGCAGCATCGGGCGAAAATTCCCGCGTCAGAATCTCACGCGCCAGATGGCGATTGCGTTCGGTGAAGTCGCTGCCGTTGTCGCCGATGACCACTAACTCTGAACCAACATCTGCGCAGACGCTACGCAAGACCTCGAGCGCGGCGTCGATCTGCGTACACGTATAGACGCGCCGCCCTGGCTTGATGATACCGGCCTTTTCGCGTGCGATGGCGTCAATGGTGTCGCCCAGAATCTGCTGGTGGTCGAGGCCGATGCGCGTGATGACGCTGAACTCTGAGTGCAGGTTGTTTGTCGAGTCGAGCCTGCCGCCGAGCCCCGTCTCGATCACCGCATAATCGACCCGCTCGTCGGCAAAGATTTCAAAAGCCATCGCAGTCATCGCGTCGAAAAAAGAAAGCGTCTCGAGGTTGCCGGCTGCCAGCAGCTGCCCCCATGCGTGGGCCAGCTGCCCGTCTGTTATCGGTCTGTCGTTTACCAGAATGCGCTCTTTGAGGCTCACGAAATGGGGCGACAGGTAAGTTCCGGTCTTCTTGCCGAGCGACACGAGTCCGCGCGCCAGATAGTTCGTTGTGCTGCCCTTACCGACCGTGCCGGCGACGTGTATCGTCTTGTATGAAAACTGAGGATCTCCCCTTGCCGCCAGATGTTGACGCAGAATCGCCGGGTCATACGCTCCCTTAGCGAACCGGCGGCTGCGTTCGAAATTGCGCGCGCTAAAGAATTCGAGAATTTCTTTTTCTTCGGGTGCCGGGTCTGGTAGCTCGATACGGCTATTCACTCTTGAGCTGTGCCTCAATCTCTTGCAAGCGGTTAATCCACAGGTGTGTCGCGGCCGGGTCGCCCTTTGCAGCTTCAATCTTGCGCTTGATGCGCTTGATCTCTTCGATGCGAAAATTATTTTCAGAGAGTGCCTTATCTTTGTCGGCATCGAACGGAGACACGAAAAAGAGGTAGTGGTGCGCCGGCCCCAGCACGCGGCTGCGCTCGTCGCGCATCGCGATGTGCAGGTAATACCTGCCCGCTGCCTTAATTCTGAAGCCGATACGCCCCGACGATGCGGCCACCGGCCGTTTGGGTATCGTATCGGGCTTGGTGTCGACTTCAGCGTAATAGCTGCCGGGGTTCAGGTTTTGAATCAGAAATTCTGCCATGCCAGGGCCTACCATGCGCGGGGCAATTTGCCCCCGCAAAATGACCTCGGGTTCGGGCGGGGCGTACTGCCATTCGATAGGTATATGGTAAACGCGCGAAAAAGAACCCGTGCGCAGGTTGCGCACCTGCATATGCAGCACGTACGTGCCTTCTTTACGCGCGGCGAACTGCAGCGTGTTCGAGGGTATAAGTTTGGTTTCGTTCAGGGGCTCGGTGCTCTGGTTCTGGTCGAGCAGATAGCGGTAAGCATATTCGCTGCCCTTAGGCGTTGCCCAATTCACGAGCATCACCGGTGGGTTGCGCTTCACGTCGAGGCGCCAGTCGATGTCGCTGATGACTGCCGTCGGCGCGTTCCAGGTTTCGAGAAAAATATGGCGAATCTCGGTCTCGAGCAGAAAAGTGAGCTGGTTCGTATTGTCGATCATCGGGTAGATGTGCCCCGGCCAGAAAAGCTTTCTTTCTTCGAGCCGCAGCTTGCGCCTCGGCACCGGAAAGTCATCGAATATCAGCCGATACGCCGAGGGCAGGTGATCGGCCGTCAGCAGAATATTCAGCTCTTTATTGAAATTGACGGGAATCACGCGATCGACATAAGTGAGCCGCGGGTCTTTTATGAGCATGTTGCGTCTCAGTTCGTTGCCGCCGATGTTGAACTGCCACAAAGCGCCCTCGAGATCGAGGCCGATCAGATGAATCGTGTTGCGAAAACGATAGAAGCGCGCGCTCTTCACGGGAAAGGGCAGCTGGTAAGAGCGGTAGTCGCCGTCTTTCCAGGTTGTCCACGTGTGGCCTGAAGGTGACGAAGAGACGTAGTTGACACCCCCGTCGGTCCATTGCAAGAACATAAGCTCGATTGGGTCACGGCTGACCATAATATCTGTCGTGCGGTTCTCACTCCAGTATTTGATCGAATAGTTCTTATTGTTATAAGCATAGAACAGGCAAGACGGATTGCCCGCGACGATGTTCACGCGCGCATCGACATCGTAGACGTTGTAGCCGAGCGCAAATTCGTTCGAGTATTTCATCTGCCCGGCAAAATCGAATGCGACAAACGAGATAATCTTCTCGAGGTTGTAGACGCTGACGATCAGATCGCCGTCTTCCATGGGAAAATGCTTCAGCAGGTCAGGGACGCGGCGAAACTGGTGCACCCGCTGCAGCGAATATTTTTGGTCGGCGACCCGGCCATAGATGAGATTCTGCTGGTCGTCGATTGCGAAGAAGCGGGCTATCCACGATGACCACTGCGTGCGTATCAGGCGCAGGTTGGCGATCGGCCATTCACCGGTTGCCTGCGGTGCGAGCGGCAGTGTCGCACAAATAACCGCAAGAAGAACCAGCCGCCGCATCACGCCCATGCCCCTGCATAGAACGCAATGCGTTTACGTTGCCACAGAGCGAGCAACGCCAGCACTGCAAGCGCGATACCGAGTGCCTGGTAAACCTGGCGGCGAAACTCTTTGCGCACATCGGGTACTTCAATGACGCGCGAGTCATAGGTAAACTGCTGTCTCTCGGGCCCTTTAAACAGCGTCTTGGCATTCAGAAAATAATTGCCTGGCTTCTGCAGGTAGATGTATTCGACGGGTGCGGAGAAATTGATTTCACCCTGCGGTATGCGCTCTGCACTTGCTATCTCCCACACGAAACCTTTGACTTTTACTTTCTTCGGCGGCCGGTAATCAAGGCGGATTTCTAAAATGCCTCGGTCAAATTTCGAGCTGATCAGTTCTGCCCTGCCGCCCACCTGAATGGCGTCGCGCTCTTTGGGCATGACCACCTTTTCATAATCAATGTCAGTAAATTGAAATTTCTTGCGCGCCCGCGGGTCGTTCGAGTCGAAGTAGAAGTGGCGCGGCGCCGCGCGGGTGCCGTCGGCGTAAACGATGCCGAGCGAGATTACGCTGATGCCCCGCTCGAGGTTCTTGAGCCGCACCGTATAGATGTTTTCGTTTGCCTCGATCGGTGCCTTTTTGCCCTTAAAAGGGTCACGAATGTCGAAGCCAGACTGTTGGTAAACTTCGGCGATGCCCCGCGCGCCGTTGTCTTCAATCGTGAATGTGATGTCGGGTCGCGTGATAACATCGGCTTCGGCATTGTGGCGAATCGTCAGGTCGTTTCGCTCGTTCGCCCCGATCTCGACACGGTAAAACGCACGCTCAGAAACATTGCCCCCCAGGTCGACGGCTTCTACGGCGAAGATGTACTTGCCCACCGGCACATTGCTGAATGCAAGTTCTGTCGAGCTCGTCGTTTCGGTGAATTGACGCGGTAGTTTTTCTGCAAACGCGTAACGGTACGTCTGTATGCCGCTGTCGTCGGCCGCGCTGAACCTGATCACGACATCTTGGCGCGAATCGGGAATGCCATTCTCGTGCGTCGTGCTCGTGATAATCGGCCGACTCGGGGGTATCGAATCGACGACAAACGGGTAATGCTTCACCGGCGAGACATTGCCCGCCTTGTCGCGGTATTTGATGTGCAGATAATAAGCGCCGCCGTTGAGGCCCGGTATCGTGATCTGCGTCGCGCGCGCATTCAGGTTATAAAGATCGGGGTCAGTTTCTTTTTGGTCGTCGATCACCCACGCATAACTTTCGATACCCGATATGTCGTTGGGTTTTGGCCACTGAAAGACGGCATCGCTCGCTTTTGAAATTTTTCCGAGGGCGTGCGTGCGCGAGAAAATACCCACAGGGTCTGCTGTGGTGTCGGTCTCGCGCAGGCAGAGCGCCGGGCCGCAACCATAAAAGAGGTAAGGGCGAGCGCCGATGCGCGCAAACTCAAGCGGGCGGGCGGCGATGCCGTCGCGCGTTACGCGGTGGTCGACACCCACAAAAGGGTTATCTGGACGATCGATAAACCGTGCATATATCTGCGGCGCGCCATTGCGTGTATCTTGCCACGCGGTCACGACCGTGTCTGAACCCGCCACGATGGCCGGCAGATAACTCGGCGCGGCATTCTCGCTGACGCGCAGCGGCTCTTGTCCCTCAGGTGCGGCAAAAATCGACCAGACTTTGTCAGGGTTGCTCTGCCAAACGAAGATAAGCTTATCCTTTGCATCCGTCATTCTCGCTGAAAAATTCTGTGCGCCGTTTGAAGTGATGCGCACGTTGCCCGCCCAGCTGGCGCCGCCGTCGAGGCTGAATGAGCGAAAGATGTCGTCGATCAGTGTCGATTCGGCGCGGTTCTGGTATAATATATCGAGGCGGTTGCCGCGGCGCAGCACCGCAGGGAAAAGCGCGCCCCGCGTCGCACCGCTGATTTCTGCCACTGTTGTTGTGCCATAAAACTGGCCACCAGCGCCGTTTGCCGCCGTGAGCCGAAACCGGTTCGTTCCAGCGGGCTCTTGATAGAAGATAATGTGCTTGCCTGTACCGGTCATTTTCGCCAGCGGCAGAATTGCGTTGAGCTTACCCGCGGTTGCCGGTAGCACCTGCTTCGGCGAAAGCCCTTCGACGCCCGAAGCACTGTATACATAATAGATGCCTGAGGCGCCACCCTGCGGCAAAGTCTCTTGCCATGAGATAAGAATTTCATTCGCGAGCACCGAGATCGAAGGGTGCAGCGGAAACTGCTGCTCTGCCGGGCCGAGCGTCACGTCGGCCACAACCCGCCGCGTGAATTTACCCATGTCGCTGTAAACGATTGCGATCTCGGCTTCGGTGGCTACATTCTTGGCAAATGGCGCCTTCAACGAGGCCGTGACCGCATAGAGACGACTCTCACCTTCATGGCAACAGGTTGCATATTCGTCAGCGCGCCGGTCGACAAGCACTGGGTCGCCCCAGCCGATCGGCTCGGCGAATACCGTGCCAATAACTACGACAAGGTGGATACGCAGTATCCACTTTGTCATAATTCGATTTCGAGTCCCTCGTATGCCGCCATAATCTGTAACGGATGATTCGGCGCCATCATGCTCTTGTACTTGATTGCCTGAAGCAGCACGTTATCCATCTTTTGGTCGTCGTAAGACGGGTCGTGGTGGTAGAGTACCAATTTTTTGACCTCACTCTTGATGGCGATGTCTGTGGCAATCGCAGCAGACGAGTGGCCCCAGTCAATTTTCTGCAAACTTTCTTCAAAGGTATATTGTGTGTCGAACACCAATACATCCGCACCAAAAAAATAATCGATGTAAGGGCCAATATCTTCGAGCGTTTCGAGGTTAAATTCTGCATCAGAACAAAAGACAAAAGTTTTGCCATTCGGCTGTTTAAATTTGTAAGAGTAACATCCGCCTGGGTGCCTCACCGATTTTGCCGAGACGTTCAGGCCGTAGACATCGACGCTACCCGTCTCTTCGAAATGCGTGAACGACTTCTGCGCGCTGAGCTCGTCGAATGTCAGCGGAAAATGCGTCGTAATCATCTGGTAGCGCAGACGCGCTTCGATGTCGGGAAAGCACGAGTAAAAGTTCAGTTTGTTGCCCGGGATAAATATCGGCACAAAAAACATAAGACCCTGAATGTGGTCCCAATGCGAGTGCGTGAAAAAGAATGCCATGTCGTCGCTGCCGGTCATTTTGCCGCGCGACATGAGAGCGTTACCGAGGCCCCTGAGGCCAGTGCCGGCATCGACAACGATGGTCTTGTTTTCGCTGGTCTGAATTTCTACGCAGGTCGTGTTGCCGCCATAGGTACCGCGCACCGAAAATGGCAGATTGCCGATGAAGTTCTCGATCGCTTCGCGCGACAGCAGGTCGGCAGGGCTCGCGAGTTCGAGCACCTTACGTATTTTGTCTTCGACCTGACGGGCGGTAATTGCGGTGGCGAGCGAGCCCCGCACCCCCCAAAAGCGAATGAACATCGCTCCCGATTTCATAGGGCGAACGCGTCAGCAAGGTTTTTTGTGCCTTCGCTAAAACGGTGTGCATGGCACGGCGTTTTGGCGAAGTTTCCCTGATGGAAGAGTTTCTCAGGGCCATTGTTGTCACGTTTATCCCTATTTTTGTCGCGACAGATGCTGTCGGTATTCTGCCCATTTTCGTCGGCATGACCCGCAAACGCAAGAACGCCGAGCGGCGCCGTATCGTCGCGCTTTCGATGATCACAGCCTTCGTGCTCACGGCGATTTTTACCGTCATGGGCAAGGCGATCTTTCGTTTTATGGGCATCACTGTGTTCGACTTCATGGTCGCGGGGGGAGTTATACTTTTTATTCTGGCAATTCTCGACGTCATGGGTGCGCGCCATAATCACGATGACGACAGCGGCGCCATGGGCGTAGTGCCGCTCGGTACCCCCATGGTTGCCGGCCCAGCGCTCATCACGACCTGCGTTCTGATGGCGAATGAATATGGCTATACAGTCACCCTCATATCGCTTGCCGTCAATATCGTAATCGCGGGTCTGCTGTTTCTGCAAGCACCACTTGTCACGAAAGTGCTCGGCGACGAGGGTTCGGCCGCTCTTTCTAAAATCACCAGCCTGCTGCTCGCTTCGATTGCCGTCATGATGGTGCGGCGCGGCGTGCTCTCAATGGTCAACTGAATGCCTTAACCCGGAGTCAAAAGATGAAACTGAAATGGAAAATTTTGATCGCTATTCTGTTGCTCACCGGGGGGGCTGTGCTGCTCTTTACCGAAGAGATCAAGATTAAGATAATCCACATTCTGGGGGCGGCAGAGAATTACAAAGTCGAGGGTGACCCTAACGCCATGCAGCCGCGTTTTAACGATGCGGATATACAACGCGAGAAGATTCTGGTGAATCTGGCACAGATCGCCTCTGGTTTTACGCAGCCGGTCGACATTCAGTTTTCACCCGTCGAAAAAGATACCGCACTCATCGCTGAAAAAACCGGCGCTCTCAAATGGGTTAATTTTAGAAGCAAGGCAATGGGCACGCTTGCGAAAATTAATGTCATTACCAATGCTGAAGAAGGTTTGCTCGGAGTCGCGTTTCACCCGGCTTATGCGACAAACGGAAAGATCTACCTCAACTATGTTGCGAATGAAAACGGCAAAGACGTCAGCCGTGTTTCTGAATGGATTGTCTCGAAACCTGCAAATCTCGCAGAAGCTACGCTCGGCGATGAACGTATTCTCATGCGCGTCGTGCAGCCCTACGCGAACCATAACGCGGGCCAGCTCGCGTTCGGGCCAGACGGTATGCTCTACATCGGTTGGGGCGACGGCGGTTTCAAAGACGACCCGAAGGGCCATGGTCAAAACCCGCTGACTTTTCTCGGCAGCATGCTGCGTATCTCGGTCGAGCCAGACGTAAACGGCAAGCCTTACCCCATACCGAAAGACAATCCTCATGTTGGCGATACACGTTATGCGCCCGAGACCTGGGCGATTGGGTTTCGCAACCCGTGGCGCTACAGCTTTGACCCGAAAGGGCGGCTCATCGTCGCCGATGTCGGGCAAGACCTGTATGAAGAAATCGACATCGTCGAGAAGGGCGGCAACTATGGCTGGAACCGGCGCGAGGGCTTTCACTGTTTTGAACCTAAAGAAAATTGCGAGACGAAAGGACTTCTGGACCCCGTTTATGAATATGGCCGCAAAGAAGGGCAATCGCTTACCGGTGGTTATGTTTATACCGGCGCGGAGATCTCTGCGCTGAAGAACAAATATGTGTTCGCCGATTTCGTCAGCGGGCGCATCTGGGCGATCGATCTTCCTGAAAATGCGCAGACGAAGGTGACGAAAGTTTTCACTCTCGGGCGCTGGCCGGTGCTGATTTCAAGTTTCGGGCGCGATGCTGCGGGCAATGTTTATGCGGCCGATTTTGGCAGCGGAAAGATTTTTCGGCTGGTGGCTAAATAGTCATAAGTAAAAGTCATAAAGGCGCATGTCGTTGGCCAAACCTGCGAGCGGTATCGGGCTCTGGCTTCGCAGGCCGAAGCGGTCGGCGTACCCGGTTGCTAAACCCATCAGAAAACCCGTCGAGTTTGTGAAGCGCCCCAGCGTGATGTTGCGAAAGCCGAGCTGGCCTGTGAAGTAGAGCGCATCGTTATCGAAGCTGTTTTTCATGTATTGCGCGCTCCAACCGACGAAGCCTTTCGCAAATTCATTGCGGCCACCAAAACCGACCGTATGGTGCAGCTCATTATAGGGTTTGCCGCGAAACTCTCGGGTAAAG
The sequence above is a segment of the Turneriella parva DSM 21527 genome. Coding sequences within it:
- a CDS encoding MBL fold metallo-hydrolase, with the translated sequence MFIRFWGVRGSLATAITARQVEDKIRKVLELASPADLLSREAIENFIGNLPFSVRGTYGGNTTCVEIQTSENKTIVVDAGTGLRGLGNALMSRGKMTGSDDMAFFFTHSHWDHIQGLMFFVPIFIPGNKLNFYSCFPDIEARLRYQMITTHFPLTFDELSAQKSFTHFEETGSVDVYGLNVSAKSVRHPGGCYSYKFKQPNGKTFVFCSDAEFNLETLEDIGPYIDYFFGADVLVFDTQYTFEESLQKIDWGHSSAAIATDIAIKSEVKKLVLYHHDPSYDDQKMDNVLLQAIKYKSMMAPNHPLQIMAAYEGLEIEL
- a CDS encoding rod shape-determining protein, whose translation is MIFDWFHSLFSNDMGIDLGTANTLVYVKGQGIVLSEPSVVAIQASTGKVLAVGQEAKRMLGRTPGEIVAIRPMKDGVIADFETVEKMIRYFINKVHNRATLVKPRIVIGVPSGITEVERRAVRESAEQAGARDIFLIDEAFAAALGAKIPVHEPAGNMIIDIGGGTTEIAVISLGGMVIADSIRIGGDEFDEAIIKHLRLHHNLIIGERTAEEIKLAIGNAMPEKKTETFELKGRDAGTGLPRTVVIDSTEVRKALKEPIDAIVEATKIALEKTPPELAADIVERGIVMTGGGCLLKGLDKHISKETGVPVIRAENPLNCVVEGTGKYLEELKYLKGR
- a CDS encoding HEAT repeat domain-containing protein, producing MKRLTFVATFTLLCQYSISAAGAFDAAIAADDHSRALEIFAGAEPNEEDGEKLVEWFAAAKEKQRKKLTRVIVEKQRHDAIAGKHVHNELLRMIKENRVEDDTDYAELCLKAAGPNKNPDLIYTIAPFLVHPQAVLRAEANRAVAIRRDERIYPLIGQLLAAENAIDKIYAMETLLALKDERAVPLLLLQLSNPNKNVRYFALKTLEAIGSDKAQFGVINLAQNEADEEVRLKAVEILRQFKTGPVFSAVQRLISDNKLAVRAKALESALAQNDKRYAHAISEHLARETDMAQKHALLRALLSLGSGGGMNGVLALLKKETDTELLLWSVHACIRFGEQRCAEPLSHLVATNADETIVLEGVVALGAFKQKKHLPQLLGLVADPARAQLIRSAALISVSQFDSEAAIQPLFVTYDSEKDQSIRVQIKGYLVDLMKRKLPKL
- a CDS encoding bifunctional folylpolyglutamate synthase/dihydrofolate synthase, which codes for MNSRIELPDPAPEEKEILEFFSARNFERSRRFAKGAYDPAILRQHLAARGDPQFSYKTIHVAGTVGKGSTTNYLARGLVSLGKKTGTYLSPHFVSLKERILVNDRPITDGQLAHAWGQLLAAGNLETLSFFDAMTAMAFEIFADERVDYAVIETGLGGRLDSTNNLHSEFSVITRIGLDHQQILGDTIDAIAREKAGIIKPGRRVYTCTQIDAALEVLRSVCADVGSELVVIGDNGSDFTERNRHLAREILTREFSPDAAGIAAITKALEQPVFGRFSILRSEPRIIFDSGHNDAAMQALAEIVNRQPESQYNFFLNTMVERDLAQFFSRLAATLGGKARFFLFSMRSPGYYAAENSPSGIEAHSDEQISAILKDREALHVFAGSMGIYAELRARFGL
- a CDS encoding MarC family protein, which gives rise to MARRFGEVSLMEEFLRAIVVTFIPIFVATDAVGILPIFVGMTRKRKNAERRRIVALSMITAFVLTAIFTVMGKAIFRFMGITVFDFMVAGGVILFILAILDVMGARHNHDDDSGAMGVVPLGTPMVAGPALITTCVLMANEYGYTVTLISLAVNIVIAGLLFLQAPLVTKVLGDEGSAALSKITSLLLASIAVMMVRRGVLSMVN
- a CDS encoding PQQ-dependent sugar dehydrogenase, with translation MKLKWKILIAILLLTGGAVLLFTEEIKIKIIHILGAAENYKVEGDPNAMQPRFNDADIQREKILVNLAQIASGFTQPVDIQFSPVEKDTALIAEKTGALKWVNFRSKAMGTLAKINVITNAEEGLLGVAFHPAYATNGKIYLNYVANENGKDVSRVSEWIVSKPANLAEATLGDERILMRVVQPYANHNAGQLAFGPDGMLYIGWGDGGFKDDPKGHGQNPLTFLGSMLRISVEPDVNGKPYPIPKDNPHVGDTRYAPETWAIGFRNPWRYSFDPKGRLIVADVGQDLYEEIDIVEKGGNYGWNRREGFHCFEPKENCETKGLLDPVYEYGRKEGQSLTGGYVYTGAEISALKNKYVFADFVSGRIWAIDLPENAQTKVTKVFTLGRWPVLISSFGRDAAGNVYAADFGSGKIFRLVAK